The following proteins come from a genomic window of Zygotorulaspora mrakii chromosome 8, complete sequence:
- a CDS encoding copper fist DNA-binding domain-containing protein (similar to Saccharomyces cerevisiae CUP2 (YGL166W) and HAA1 (YPR008W); ancestral locus Anc_8.106) — protein sequence MVLINGVKYACERCIRGHRVTTCNHTDQPLMMIKPKGRPSTTCDHCKELRKNKNANPSGACTCGRLEKKRLAQKAKEEARAKAREEKKIKDCKCVNDENCKCHGTRRSIRKRSSGITLKKDSGSIHTNEDHLMSPISIDSRNNFSIGGGNNNNISEASLRDHELNGKVSKEYHHVPSLHSISSFQSTRSLDNNFSIPQSPPLVSAHYNSSYSANGKNNQANNNSNNSNNNNNNNNSSNISSNMNHSSSFVNWDNSSITSSETHLQPEKNTSVGLDPLQNTKRISSLTRARVGEVTIPLEEYVPSSIDGVGKVNDTNSLSQDWSFDNNPSSSNLNSSYSNISAMNSNNNTNTHNGLLDMFLDSSSIPALSRANLLLQEKNNLLKDEINNNSTPANSANNNINSNYTSNGFHAGQDALHHYSIKNHFNNNNANASTNVISKSHSSSNFNAPNNLINNNAKGSFWIDSSNIDQSETFSADNESVRSVEVLSLTPSFMDIPDRSSSFQHIHNQNHPHHPQSNLQRQSLDSERLKQRSSSIHRNHRYPQSSYVGQSVHNVRSQPITVNPSMVSNVDDTISLNSLQSPTSSLHENGFMSASTDYFQGPKQVSDRLKSPRSLSNTENVTISQQSRLPSHQQQQYTSQSRQSSHYQKLSENNKEQASQLFTDLGLTLDSDQFLGLSTADQSQYEDPMRKNQRENNNPLSFANSMIKSETSPASSNQAASPPSQLLNEKNYADLDSFMSIL from the coding sequence ATGGTTTTGATCAACGGTGTCAAATATGCTTGCGAAAGGTGTATTCGAGGGCACAGAGTCACAACATGTAATCACACAGACCAACCACTGATGATGATCAAGCCCAAGGGTAGGCCGTCCACCACGTGTGACCACTGTAAAGAGTTaagaaagaacaaaaatGCCAACCCGTCTGGTGCTTGCACTTGTGGTAGACTGGAGAAGAAGCGGCTTGCTCAGAAAGCGAAGGAAGAAGCCCGGGCAAAGGCAAGAGAGGAGAAGAAGATCAAAGATTGCAAGTGTGTGAATGACGAAAATTGTAAGTGCCATGGGACGAGACGCAGCATCAGGAAGAGAAGCTCGGGCATtactttgaagaaagacaGCGGCAGTATTCACACCAACGAAGATCATCTGATGTCGCCTATATCGATCGATTCGAGGAATAATTTCAGTATTGGCGGTGgcaacaataataatatatCGGAGGCTTCGTTGCGAGATCACGAGCTAAATGGTaaagtttcaaaagaatatcatcACGTGCCATCGTTacattcaatatcttctttcCAGTCAACTCGATCACTAGATAACAACTTTAGTATACCTCAAAGTCCGCCTCTGGTCAGTGCTCACTATAACTCCAGCTACAGTGCTAATGGTAAGAATAACCAAGCTAATAATAATAGCAACaacagtaataataataataataataataacagtAGTAACATCAGTTCAAATATGAATCATTCGAGTTCCTTTGTTAATTGGGATAATAGTTCAATTACTTCTTCAGAGACACATTTACAACCAGAGAAAAATACCAGCGTTGGATTGGATCCTTTACAAAACACCAAAAGGATCTCTTCATTGACAAGAGCTCGCGTTGGCGAGGTAACAATACCTTTAGAAGAATATGTGCCATCAAGTATTGATGGTGTAGGTAAAGTCAATGATACGAACTCTCTTTCGCAAGATTGGTCTTTTGATAACAATCCcagctcttcaaatttgaattcaagTTATAGCAATATTTCAGCGATGAATTCGAACAATAACACAAATACTCATAATGGTTTATTGGACATGTTTCTGGACTCCTCTTCGATACCAGCTTTATCAAGAGCGAATCTTTTGTTACAGGAGAAAAACAATTTattaaaagatgaaataaatAACAATTCAACTCCAGCAAATTCTgccaataataatattaatAGTAACTATACTTCTAATGGTTTTCATGCAGGTCAAGATGCGCTTCATCATTATAGTATTAAAAATCATTttaacaataataatgcaAATGCAAGCACAAATGTAATTTCAAAGTCTCATTCCAGTTCAAACTTCAATGCTCCAAACAATTTAATTAATAATAATGCTAAGGGTTCTTTCTGGATTgattcatcaaatattgatcAGTCCGAAACTTTTAGCGCTGATAATGAAAGTGTTAGAAGTGTTGAAGTATTGTCATTAACTCCAAGTTTTATGGATATTCCAGATCGCTCATCAAGTTTTCAGCATATTCATAATCAGAATCATCCACATCATCCTCAATCAAATTTACAGAGACAATCTCTAGATTCTGAGAGACTAAAGCAACGATCATCGAGTATTCACAGAAACCACAGATATCCACAATCGTCTTATGTTGGACAATCCGTTCATAATGTAAGATCACAACCTATAACGGTAAATCCTTCAATGGTTTCGAATGTTGATGATACAATAAGTTTGAATTCTTTACAATCTCCAACGAGCTCACTTCATGAAAATGGATTCATGAGTGCTTCTACAGATTATTTTCAAGGTCCCAAGCAGGTTTCTGACAGACTGAAATCTCCCAGatcattatcaaatacTGAAAATGTGACAATTTCTCAACAATCTCGTTTACCATCgcatcaacagcaacaatACACTTCACAATCTCGCCAATCGTCACACTATCAAAAGCTATcagaaaataataaagaaCAAGCTTCTCAGTTATTCACAGATTTAGGGTTAACATTGGATTCTGATCAGTTCTTAGGCCTAAGTACTGCCGACCAATCTCAATACGAAGATCCCatgagaaaaaatcaaagggAAAATAATAATCCATTATCCTTTGCCAATTCAATGATAAAATCGGAAACTTCACCTGCAAGTAGTAATCAGGCGGCTTCCCCTCCAAGTCAGCTATtaaacgaaaaaaattatGCTGACTTGGACAGCTTTATGTCTATCCTttaa
- the FAR7 gene encoding Far7p (similar to Saccharomyces cerevisiae FAR7 (YFR008W); ancestral locus Anc_8.105) yields MSNDTTYQQQQSTQQQSSQQHAQHQQQQQQLYMSPQTENLNQMYLLVDKLAKQLRHNKVRKQRLLTNIDTLSTQLNKEAGAKSKAAKPDEPQSAITLFKRFLEARDTFVDVKKDDHDDIALLRAQNESLKKVLKDKIYYNKMTLGLLEDHEDGLTTVVAMLREDVFQYYTQFTQRVRQRMEQEAIPSEDAEFSLYLDNIRDVQKLMDISALYRLLLRMYE; encoded by the coding sequence ATGTCCAATGACACCACGTATCAGCAGCAACAGTCAACGCAGCAGCAATCGTCGCAACAACATGCGCAAcatcagcagcagcaacagcaactCTATATGAGCCCGCAGACTGAGAACCTCAACCAGATGTACTTGCTGGTGGATAAGCTTGCGAAGCAACTAAGACACAATAAGGTGCGGAAACAAAGGCTGTTAACCAATATCGACACATTATCTACCCAGTTGAACAAGGAAGCTGGCGCCAAAAGCAAGGCCGCTAAACCTGACGAGCCGCAATCGGCTATAACactattcaaaagatttcttgAAGCAAGAGACACCTTCGTGGACGTCAAAAAAGACGATCACGATGATATTGCACTGCTCAGAGCCCAAAACGAATCGCTGAAAAAGGTGCTGAAGGACAAAATTTACTACAACAAAATGACGCTCGGCTTACTTGAGGATCATGAAGACGGTCTGACAACTGTTGTAGCCATGTTAAGAGAGGATGTTTTCCAGTACTACACACAATTCACCCAGAGAGTGCGACAACGGATGGAACAAGAAGCCATCCCATCCGAAGACGCGGAGTTTTCCTTGTACCTGGATAATATCAGAGATGTACAAAAACTGATGGACATATCAGCTCTCTATAGACTATTGTTAAGAATGTACGAGTAA
- the REC8 gene encoding Rec8p (similar to Saccharomyces cerevisiae REC8 (YPR007C); ancestral locus Anc_8.104) — protein sequence MSAIALSQYHSTGAPVYEGVTTVWLLATLGNASRSVSTISNSGSSSVKKKDILGVSIPQTCEVIQSNDLHLPLRYVSNLLYGVTVCYHRKTEYVLNDVTGLVTQLQKKMYSGGLFKKRKIKDNDAQSTTIMNPKRSSVVTNAFLDDDPSFDINEASVFANVLNAESKRQDSESSIIRRQDYMNELTNSNNFDKPDYFASLNRPNRSVTLDDIPIDFDFNFELDEIVSRQGTAMGSSTDSVRSNNDLNVTYDDREFALNFDQENSEINATTEPIADDTGINLGITEDLREEEKDLIGREQEPVAPLSKKLDLMSPNVESSSFKNIQVDERIGLSTDILRNNHNNYAEMMNTNRRIIIKARKISSDLSTLDDGNNTFLTKCWSLIFTNAISYREKFSIWPVNTTVERGRKRARSSVDNATSRSSSDVSSEEQGRRAVIFPNENALDNDGDLMLNLEQIDEELNENSSRSSSSHARQHDLLRINLNLPSSSFGRVQTRSNTNTGTSSVRSYERDVVDELYERAHCTNKNDDVPEDSPITRFRENSSQVVLDSQTKRFYDYVKSRSVVVGKRTNTSPLFSKKMLFEDLVPSKISELEGQECPRVLERKIAANAFLSLLNLATKNMIAIKEYNEHSDDTDRYELMDGDDIIIYV from the coding sequence ATGTCTGCTATAGCTCTTTCTCAATACCACAGTACTGGAGCTCCAGTATATGAAGGTGTTACAACAGTGTGGCTGCTCGCAACTCTCGGGAACGCATCACGTAGTGTTTCCACCATTTCGAACTCTGGTAGTTCCAGCGtcaaaaagaaagacaTCTTAGGCGTTTCCATTCCTCAAACATGTGAAGTTATTCAAAGTAACGATCTCCATCTTCCTTTAAGGTACGTATCTAATTTACTATACGGAGTTACTGTTTGTTACCACAGGAAGACAGAATATGTGCTTAATGATGTGACAGGTTTAGTGACTCAACtgcagaaaaagatgtaCAGCGGCggacttttcaaaaaaagaaagatcaAGGATAATGATGCTCAATCAACGACAATTATGAATCCAAAAAGATCAAGTGTTGTTACGAATGCTTTTTTAGATGATGATCCTTCATTTGATATAAATGAAGCAAGTGTTTTTGCAAATGTGCTTAACGCAGAGTCAAAACGACAGGACTCCGAATCGAGCATAATTCGTAGGCAGGACTACATGAATGAGCTAACAAATTCcaacaattttgataaacCTGATTATTTTGCATCTCTGAATCGCCCCAATAGATCAGTGACACTTGATGATATAccaattgattttgattttaatTTTGAGCTTGACGAGATTGTGAGTCGCCAAGGAACGGCGATGGGATCTTCAACTGACTCTGTTAGGAGTAATAACGATTTAAATGTTACTTATGATGATAGGGAATTCGCCTTGAATTTTGATCAGGAAAACTCAGAGATCAATGCTACCACTGAACCAATCGCAGATGATACTGGTATCAACTTGGGAATTACTGAAGACTTGcgggaagaagaaaaggattTGATCGGACGCGAACAGGAGCCTGTTGCACCTCTTTCGAAAAAACTTGATCTGATGTCACCAAATGTCgaatcatcttcttttaAGAATATTCAAGTGGATGAAAGAATCGGTTTGTCCACAGATATTTTAAGAAATAATCATAATAATTATGCAGAAATGATGAATACCAATAGAAGAATCATTATCAAAGccagaaaaatttcaagcgACTTATCGACTTTAGATGATGGTAATAATACCTTTCTAACAAAATGTTGGAGTCTAATATTCACAAACGCTATTAGCTATCgtgaaaagttttcaatttggcCAGTAAATACCACTGTTGAAAGAGGGCGCAAAAGAGCAAGATCTTCAGTGGATAATGCAACTTCCAGATCCAGTAGTGACGTTTCGAGTGAAGAACAAGGTAGAAGAGCAGTaatatttccaaatgaaaatgcGCTGGATAATGATGGTGATTTGATGCTTAATCTGGAgcaaattgatgaagagctAAATGAAAACAGCTCAAGAAGTAGCTCATCTCATGCCCGGCAGCATGATTTACTGCGAATCAATTTGAACTTACCATCATCAAGCTTCGGTCGAGTTCAAACTCGAAGTAATACCAATACAGGGACTAGTTCAGTTCGCAGTTATGAAAGGGATGTTGTGGATGAATTATATGAGAGAGCCCATTGtacaaacaaaaatgatgatgtcCCTGAAGACAGTCCTATCACTCGTTTCCGTGAAAATAGCTCGCAAGTTGTACTGGATTCCCAAACAAAGAGATTTTATGACTACGTGAAAAGTCGCTCAGTAGTGGTAGGCAAACGGACCAACACGAGTCCATTATTCTCTAAAAAAATGCTATTTGAGGACCTTGTACCCAGTAAAATATCAGAATTAGAAGGACAAGAATGTCCCAGGGTACTGGAAAGAAAGATTGCCGCAAATGCTTTCCTGTCATTACTAAACTTGGCAACAAAAAACATGATAGCTATTAAAGAATATAACGAACATTCAGATGACACCGATCGCTATGAACTAATGGATGGTGATGACATTATCATTTATGTCTAA
- a CDS encoding uncharacterized protein (similar to Saccharomyces cerevisiae HAL1 (YPR005C); ancestral locus Anc_8.102), with protein sequence MTVTAGSDVNGYIIRRAISRHRDCDVFEVVSKEGGLLYLYMLPDKKRMPKVMTNNRDELRFDVKPFHWEDKFCYIHGEQDMIFDYFNVDSQRAGAFKNKRYGDKIVRTPMPFDLLSDYEGENDDDDEDDDDYDDDDDSNAEHDDELDLDDDDGETFYDERNSQFYTCDSTSTEAGVPSILLHKDQMSGSDCHVEIQTPKWEGLHRGRHVPRTPVPAFVQTEANEREFEKKQDQLKCDFELKMVASAMLKRREAKSLAI encoded by the coding sequence ATGACTGTGACAGCAGGTTCTGATGTTAATGGATATATAATCAGGAGAGCGATTTCGCGTCATCGCGATTGTGATGTGTTTGAAGTCGTGAGCAAGGAGGGTGGATTGTTGTACTTGTATATGCTCCCCGATAAGAAAAGGATGCCGAAAGTAATGACGAATAATCGTGATGAGCTACGGTTTGATGTAAAACCGTTTCACTGGGAGGACAAGTTTTGCTACATTCATGGGGAACAAGATATGATTTTTGATTACTTCAATGTGGATTCACAGCGTGCTGGTGCCTTTAAAAATAAGCGTTACGGTGACAAGATCGTACGGACACCGATGCCCTTTGATCTCTTGAGCGATTATGAAGGAGaaaacgatgatgatgatgaggacgATGACGATTACgacgacgatgacgatAGCAATGCTGAGCATGATGATGAACTTGATCTggatgatgacgatggtGAAACCTTTTATGACGAGCGCAACTCACAATTTTATACATGTGATTCCACAAGCACAGAAGCTGGGGTCCCATCGATACTACTACATAAGGATCAGATGTCTGGATCAGACTGTCATGTCGAAATTCAGACACCGAAATGGGAAGGGCTACATAGAGGTCGGCATGTACCAAGGACCCCTGTACCAGCTTTTGTGCAAACTGAGGCAAACGAAAGGGAGTTCGAGAAAAAACAGGATCAACTGAAGTGCGATTTTGAACTGAAAATGGTTGCAAGTGCAATGCTAAAAAGGAGGGAAGCCAAGAGTCTGGCTATataa
- the YFH7 gene encoding Yfh7p (similar to Saccharomyces cerevisiae YFR007W; ancestral locus Anc_8.101) yields MVDIKSLSDEVVKLLQNKKCDNYRICVVIVGPPGSGKSTIAGELCNELNRRYNEYLKSHPNVHIKLKEHSQINLTSDIREITPELSKKLEHDGGIFKNLVEDTNFEPVKKIHENGVTEVMGRGGNPNAFTIREGDLNKEHGNNNKINIAQIIPMDGFHLSRQCLDCFKNPMWAHERRGSPMTFDSNNFLELCKVLGKTSLITPTKSSAEDCFEYLSETFIENFPEIRIPSFDHRVKDPTPNDYCIDGYTRIMIFEGLYLLYDAENWAKVYHQLSQTNALLVWNVDIEEGVIKERVGKRHVQTGIVSTIEDGIKRFQTNDLLNARLIKQKSIYNDSIVSIRND; encoded by the coding sequence ATGGTTGATATAAAATCCTTATCTGATGAGGTTGTCAAATTACTtcagaataaaaaatgtGATAATTATAGAATATGTGTAGTAATTGTGGGGCCACCTGGATCTGGTAAATCCACGATCGCTGGTGAATTGTGCAATGAATTAAATCGCCGATACAATGAATACTTGAAGAGTCATCCAAATGTGCATATTAAATTAAAAGAACATTCTCAGATTAATTTGACCTCTGATATCAGGGAAATTACTCCTGAATTgagcaaaaaattggaacaCGACGGTgggattttcaaaaatttggtGGAAGATACAAATTTTGAGCCCGTCAAGAAGATACATGAAAATGGTGTTACTGAGGTAATGGGGCGTGGTGGAAACCCCAATGCCTTTACCATACGTGAGGGCGACCTGAACAAAGAGCATggaaataataataaaatcAATATTGCACAGATTATACCGATGGACGGATTTCATCTATCAAGACAGTGTCTCGACTGCTTCAAAAATCCTATGTGGGCACATGAACGAAGAGGATCACCAATGACCTTCGACAGTAACAACTTTCTCGAGCTCTGCAAAGTTCTAGGTAAGACAAGTTTGATTACGCCGACAAAAAGTTCTGCAGAGGATTGTTTTGAGTACTTATCTGAAactttcattgaaaactttcCCGAGATTAGAATACCAAGTTTTGACCACAGAGTGAAAGATCCGACTCCAAACGATTATTGCATAGATGGCTACACAAGAATAATGATTTTCGAAGGACTGTACCTGCTTTATGATGCTGAAAACTGGGCAAAAGtttatcatcaattgtCTCAAACAAATGCGTTGCTCGTTTGGAATGTTGATATTGAGGAAGGTGTGATTAAGGAGAGGGTGGGCAAAAGACATGTGCAAACAGGTATTGTTAGCACAATAGAAGACGgtatcaaaagatttcaaaccAATGACCTGCTGAATGCCAGACTGATAAAACAGAAGTCAATTTACAATGACAGTATTGTCAGCATAAGAAATGATTAG
- the AIM45 gene encoding Aim45p (similar to Saccharomyces cerevisiae YPR004C; ancestral locus Anc_8.100), with protein MIRSVSRKLLFGGSSFRCNRLASTLAFVETNKEGSIVPSSLNALNAARGFNNDLVVVILGSNASKAASKLKSSIKCENLKKILVSTDEQFDNYLPEKVGPLLVNLLKDKEFTHFVTASSAVGKNVLPRIGALLDLQPICDITKIVDSKTFVRPIYAGNVISTVECTQAQKLIGIRASAFDPIAEGSSDTAVIEDIATVEGDSSSLQIEWENANLTESERPELSSASKVVAGGRALKDKATFEKLLTPLADVLHAGIGATRAAVDSGFCDNSLQIGQTGRVVAPDLYIAIGISGAIQHLAGMKDSKVIVAINNDPDAPIFKVADFGLQGDIYEIVPELTKKLEKL; from the coding sequence ATGATTAGATCGGTCAGTCGTaagcttctttttggaGGCTCATCTTTCCGTTGTAATAGACTCGCTTCTACCTTGGCTTTTGTTGAAACAAACAAGGAAGGGTCTATTGTACCATCATCATTGAATGCCTTAAATGCTGCCAGAGGATTTAATAACGATTTAGTTGTTGTCATATTAGGTTCCAATGCTTCTAAAGCGGCATCGAAACTTAAGAGCTCTATCAAATGTGAGAATCTAAAGAAGATATTGGTCTCTACGGATGAACAGTTTGATAACTATTTACCTGAAAAGGTTGGACCTTTATTGGTGAACCTGTTGAAAGATAAGGAATTCACACATTTTGTTACTGCAAGTTCGGCTGTAGGTAAAAACGTCTTACCTCGTATTGGTGCATTACTAGACCTACAACCAATCTGCGATATCACAAAAATCGTAGACTCAAAGACATTCGTCAGGCCTATATATGCAGGCAATGTTATATCAACTGTTGAATGCACACAAGCTCAAAAGCTGATCGGTATTAGAGCATCGGCATTCGATCCTATTGCCGAGGGCTCCTCAGACACAGCCGTCATCGAAGATATTGCTACTGTGGAAGGTGATTCATCCAGCCTACAAATCGAATGGGAAAACGCTAATTTGACCGAGAGTGAAAGACCAGAGTTGTCTTCTGCATCAAAAGTAGTCGCCGGTGGTCGTGCCTTGAAGGATAAAGCAACTTTCGAAAAACTACTTACACCTCTTGCAGATGTATTGCACGCTGGTATTGGTGCTACCAGGGCAGCCGTGGATAGCGGATTTTGTGATAACTCTTTACAAATCGGTCAGACCGGTAGAGTTGTCGCACCAGATCTTTACATTGCTATCGGTATTTCCGGCGCTATTCAACATCTGGCTGGTATGAAGGATTCTAAAGTCATTGTTGCAATCAACAATGATCCTGATGCTCCGATATTCAAAGTAGCCGACTTTGGTTTACAAGGCGACATTTACGAAATTGTACCAGAGTTGACCAAGAAGCTTGAAAAGCTCTAA
- a CDS encoding uncharacterized protein (similar to Saccharomyces cerevisiae YPR003C; ancestral locus Anc_8.99), translating into MPYNSSPLLMRDDSGGRSYLKRKSSSSQRGRRSEVQSPIKGRSSSLSHEPSSSSAAVMPNLNSKTVDAAFVDLSPSFWDLLPYYLPCFSWIPNYTWIKFGGDLVAGISLASFQIPLALSYATSVAHVEPLCGLYSLAFTPFVYAIFGSVPQMIVGPESAISLVVGQAVEKLSSHNSEISVMDISVVLTFISGSFLFIFGLCRFGFLGNVLSRALLRGFISSVGLVMIVNALINELKLNKLLKQSEGHFHTPFKKVMFILKYGPKNYHKPTAILSLTCFVILMMLRIIKKKLMKRHRWPVFVPEILILIIVTIFLSARLDLKHAYGISVIGDFNTRGLDSVQNPLSKSNIELIQPLMGSGFSVAMLGFFESTTASKSLGSAYDLAISPNRELVALGSMNLFVSIFGGLPSFGGYGRSKINAFSGAQTVMSGVFMGAIVLLTVKFLLSFIHYIPVCILSVVTTIVGISLLEEVPADLRFHFGCRGYGELAIFAITVLATIFYSVEMGICIGCGFSVITIIKHATKSRIQIMARIKHTSQFVNPDDFLAKSRLNYGSVFKELEEFEGCLVVRIPEPLTFTNTEDLKERLNRMERFGSVKAHPAAKGKRTKEGTRYVLFDMDGLTFIDSSAAQIMLEIVASYKKRGVKVFLSRVPFNDEIRARLESSGVTKYVQETSLPSTESCDVDTKFSPYFASIEEALSSIDECELTSATSEYSSEQSSLLSATLINSNLV; encoded by the coding sequence ATGCCCTACAACTCTAGTCCTCTCTTAATGAGAGATGATAGCGGTGGCCGGTCTTATCTCAAGAGGAAGAGCAGCTCCTCACAGAGAGGTCGTAGATCTGAAGTTCAAAGTCCGATTAAAGGGCGCTCATCTTCTCTCTCTCATGAGCCATCCTCAAGCTCTGCGGCTGTTATGCCAAATCTCAATTCTAAGACAGTGGATGCGGCATTCGTTGACCTATCACCTTCCTTTTGGGATCTACTACCGTATTACTTACCGTGCTTCTCATGGATTCCAAACTATACATGGATAAAATTTGGCGGTGATCTGGTAGCAGGTATCTCTTTGGCGTCGTTCCAAATACCTTTAGCATTATCATACGCTACATCTGTGGCTCATGTGGAGCCATTATGCGGATTATACTCACTAGCTTTCACTCCTTTTGTGTATGCTATATTTGGTTCAGTTCCGCAAATGATTGTTGGACCTGAGAGTGCAATCTCTCTTGTTGTTGGTCAagcagttgaaaaattatccAGCCATAATTCTGAAATTAGCGTAATGGATATATCTGTGGTTCTCACTTTCATAAGTGGAAGCTTTCTATTCATATTTGGTCTCTGCAGGTTTGGATTTTTGGGTAATGTCTTGAGCAGAGCTCTGTTGAGAGGCTTCATTAGTTCTGTTGGACTGGTGATGATTGTTAACGCGTTGATAAATGAACTAAAGTTGAACAAACTGCTAAAGCAATCTGAAGGACATTTCCATACTcctttcaaaaaagttatGTTTATACTGAAGTATGGTCCTAAGAACTATCATAAGCCAACTGCCATACTTAGCTTGACATGTTTTGTAATACTGATGATGTTGagaataataaaaaaaaaattaatgaaaagGCATAGATGGCCAGTTTTTGTTCCCGAGATTTTAATACTGATCATCGTGACTATATTTCTTTCTGCAAGATTAGATTTAAAGCATGCGTATGGTATCAGTGTTATTGGTGATTTTAATACAAGAGGGCTCGACTCGGTTCAGAATCCTTTGTCGAAATCGAACATTGAGTTGATTCAACCGTTAATGGGTTCTGGTTTTAGCGTTGCAATGCTAGGGTTTTTTGAGTCTACGACAGCCTCAAAATCTCTCGGTAGTGCGTATGATTTAGCGATATCACCGAACCGCGAATTGGTGGCTCTCGGAAGTATGAATTTATTCGTATCTATCTTTGGTGGGTTGCCAAGTTTCGGTGGTTATGGTAGGAGTAAAATAAATGCCTTTTCCGGCGCCCAGACAGTAATGTCAGGTGTATTCATGGGTGCGATAGTACTATTGACCGTAAAGTTCTTACTTTCTTTCATCCATTATATTCCTGTTTGCATTTTATCTGTTGTTACAACTATTGTTGGAATTAGTCTACTGGAGGAAGTACCCGCTGACCTAAGATTTCACTTTGGTTGTCGAGGTTATGGTGAGCTGGCGATCTTTGCCATTACCGTCCTGGCCACTATATTTTACTCTGTGGAAATGGGAATCTGCATTGGATGCGGCTTCTCTGTTATAACTATAATCAAGCATGCTACCAAATCTAGGATTCAAATCATGGCGAGAATAAAGCACACAAGTCAATTTGTCAATCCCGACGACTTTTTGGCGAAGTCTAGGTTAAATTATGGCtcagttttcaaagaacttgaagaatttgaggGTTGCTTGGTGGTTAGAATTCCAGAACCACTTACTTTTACAAATACagaagatttgaaggaaaGATTAAATAGAATGGAAAGGTTTGGGTCAGTCAAGGCACATCCAGCCGCAAAAGGTAAACGGACCAAGGAAGGAACTAGATATGTTTTGTTTGACATGGATGGCTTGACGTTCATAGACTCCTCGGCAGCTCAAATCATGTTGGAGATCGTTGCCTCTTATAAGAAAAGAGGGGTTAAAGTTTTCCTTTCTCGAGTACCCTTCAATGACGAAATTCGGGCCAGATTAGAATCTTCGGGTGTTACCAAATATGTCCAGGAGACATCATTGCCCAGCACCGAGTCCTGCGATGTTGATACAAAATTCTCGCCTTACTTTGCAAGCATCGAGGAGGCGCTCTCTTCAATAGATGAATGTGAGTTAACGAGTGCGACCTCGGAGTATTCTAGCGAGCAATCAAGTTTATTATCGGCCACACTCATCAATTCGAATCTTGTTTGA